TACTGGCCGCGCGCGTGGTGGGCCTCGACATCGCCGGCATCGACCTTGTGGCGCAAGACATTTCCAAGCCGCTGGGCCCTCAGCGCGGCGCAATCGTCGAAGTCAACGCCGGCCCCGGCCTGCTGATGCACCTGAAGCCGGCTGTCGGTTCGCCGCGCCCGGTGGGCCGCGCCATCTGCGACCACCTGTTCCCCAACGACGCGCCCGGGCGCATTCCCGTGGTCGGCGTGGCCGGCTCGCGCGACACCGCCGTGCTGGCGCGCCTCGTGGCCTGGCTGATCGGCCTGGGTGGTCGCCACACCGGCCTCGCCTGCCGCGACGGCCTTTTCCTCGAACGCCGCCGCGTCGATGCGCGCGACAGTGCCAACTGGGACGCCGGCCACCGCCTGCTCGTGAACCGCGCCGTGCAGGCAGTGGTGATCGAGAACGGCGCCGAGACCATCCTGCGCGACGGCCTTTCCTACGACCGCTGCGAAGTCGGCATCGTCACCGACCTCGACGGCTCTGAAGCGCTGGCCGACTACGACATCACCGAGAGCGACCAGATGGTCAAGGTGCTGCGCACGCAGGTCGATGTGGTGCTGTCCGAAGGCACCGCCGTGCTGAACGCGGCTGATCCGCGCGTGGCCGGCCTTGCGCCGCTGTGCGATGGCGCCGTCATCCTGTATTCGGCCGACTCGCAGGCCGCCGACCTCACCGCGCACCAGACCGCTGGCGGCAAGGCAGTACTGGTGCGGCAAGACCGCGTGGTGCTGGCCAACGGCAGCAGCGAATCGTTCCTGCCGGGCCTCGGCCGGCTGACCGTGTGGCGCGCCACTCATGCCGGCGTGAGCCTCGAAAGCCTGCTGGCCGCCGTGGCCGCGGCCTGGGCCATGGGCATTCCGCTGAACCTGATCGGCGCCGGCGTGGAGGCCTTCGAGGCCGACCTGCAGGCGGCGCTGGCCTCGCTGCAGCTGTCGCAGACCCAGCCGCTCCAACCCCAACCCCAATTCGCCTGACTGAGCCTTGCATCGCATCGCTCCGTATCGCCTCGACAAGACCGTAGCCCTCGCCGCCCCATGAAAGTCACCCGCATCCGAGCCCTTCGCGGGCCCAATCTCTGGAGCCGCCACACCGCCATCGAGGCAGTCGTGGCCTGCGAAGGCGACGAGAACGCCATCAGCAAGCTGACCGGCTTCGAGGCACGCCTGCGCGCGCGCTTCCCCACCATCGGCGAGCTGCACCCGATGGTGCTGGGCCAGCCGCTGGCGCTGGCCCACGTGCTCGAGAACGCCGCCGTGGCGCTGCAGGCCCAGGCCGGCTGCGCCGTCAACTTCGGCCACACGTCGCCCACCGTGGAAGACGGCGTCTACCAGGTCGTGTTCCAGTACAGCGAAGAAGCCGTCGGCCGCCGCGCGATCGAAGTGGCCGAGCAGCTCATCGCCGCCGCCCTGGCCGACACCGCCTTCGACGCCAACGCCGCCATCACCGAGCTGCGCGACCTCGACGAATCCGAGCGCCTGGGCCCGAGCACCGGCTCCATCGTCGATGCCGCCGTGGCACGCGGCATTCCGTACCGCCGGCTCACCAGCGGCAGCCTCGTGCAATTTGGCTGGGGTTCGAAGCAGCGCCGCATCCAGGCCGCCGAAGTCGACAGCACCAGCGGCGTGGCCGAATCGATCGCACAAGACAAGGAACTGACCAAGCAGCTGCTCAACGCCGCAGGCGTGCCCGTGCCGCTGGGCCGCCCCGTCAGCAGCGCCGAAGACGGCTGGGCCGCCGCCAACGAAATCGGCCTGCCGGTGGTGGTGAAGCCGCAGGACGGCAACCAGGGCAAGGGCGTCACGGTCAACATCAACTCGCGCGAAGAACTGTTCGCGGCCTACGACTCGGCCGCCGCCTACGGCGAGGTGATGGTCGAGAAGTTTCTCCCCGGTTTCGACTTCCGCCTGCTGGTGGTGGGCGACCGCCTCGTGGCCGCCGCGCGGCGCGACCCGCCGCAGGTAATTGGCGACGGCAGCTCCACGGTGCGCCAGCTGGTGGACACCTTGAACCTCGACCCTCGCCGCGGCGAGGGCCACGCCACCTCGCTCACCAAGATCCGCCTCGACGACATCGCCATCGGCCGGCTCGAAGCCCAGGGCCTCGCGCCCGACAGCGTGCCCGCACGCGGCCAGCGCGTGGTGCTGCGCAACAACGCGAACCTTTCCACCGGTGGCACTGCCACCGACGTGACCGACACCGTGCACCCCGAAGTGGCTGCGCGCGCCGTCGATGCGGCGCAGATGGTCGGCCTGCACATCTGCGGCGTCGACATGGTCTGCGAGAACGTGCTGCGCCCGCTCGAAGAGCAGCACGGCGGCGTGGTCGAAGTGAATGCCGCGCCCGGCCTGCGCATGCACATCTCGCCCTCGTTCGGCCGCGGCCGCGCGGTCGGTGAAGCCGTGATGGACACCCTCTTCGCCCATGGCGACGACGGCCGCATTCCCGTGGTTGCCGTTACCGGCACCAACGGCAAGACCACCACCGCGCGCCTGATCAACCACCTGCTCGCGTCGAGCGGCCTGCGCACCGGCATGACCAACACCGACGGCGTGTACGTCGACGGCCGCCAGACCGACAGCGGCGACTGCAGCGGCCCCAAGAGCGCGCGCAACGTGCTGATGCACCCCGACGTGGATGCGGCCGTGTTCGAAGTGGCCCGCGGCGGCGTGCTGCGCGAAGGCCTCGGCTTCGACCGCTGCCAGGTGGCCGTGGTCACCAACATCGGCAGCGGCGACCACCTGGGCCTGAACTACATCACCACCGTCGAAGACCTCGCGGTGCTCAAGCGCGTGATCGTGCGCAACGTGGCGGCCGACGGCTACGCGGTGCTCAACGCAGCCGACCCGAACGTCGCGGCCATGGCAGCAGGTTGCCCCGGCCACGTGATCTTCTTCACCGCAGACCGCATGCACCCGGTGATGGCCACGCACCGCGCGCAAGGCAAGCGCACCGTGTACGTCGACCAGGACACGCTGGTCGCGGCCGAAGGCTCGTGGCGCGAACGCATCGCGCTGCGCGACGTGCCGATCACGCGCGGCGGCACCATCGGCTTTCAGGTCGACAACGTCATGGCCTCGGTGGCCGCAGCCTGGGCCGTGGGCCTCGACTGGGACACCATCCGCAGCGGCCTCGCAAGCTTCATGAACGACGCAGCCGGCGTGCCCGGGCGCTTCAACGTCATGGACTACCGCGGTGCTACCGTGATCGCCGACTACGGCCACAACACCGACGCCATGCGCGCCCTGGTGTCTGCTGTGGACACGATGCCGGCGAAGAAGCGCTCGGTGGTGATCAGCGGTGCGGGCGACCGGCGCGATTCGGACATCCGCGACCAGACAGCCATCCTCGGCCAGGCCTTCGACGACGTGATCCTTTATCAGGATGCGGCGCAACGCGGCCGCGCCGACGGCGAAGTCATGGCGCTACTGCGCCAGGGCCTGCAGGGCGCGGCTCGCACGCGCTATATCGACGAGATCCGCGGTGAGTTCGTCGCGATCGATACGGCACTGGCCCGCCTGCAGCCCGGCGACCTGTCCTTGATCCTTGTCGACCAGGTCGAGGAAGCGCTCGCTCACCTCGCACAGCGCATCGCAGCGGGCTGAAGCTCCGCTTGCCGGACACGTCCCACATGCAGGGGCGCGTCCGGCCCAGTCCACGGGTGCGGCTGTCCCACAGACCGCAGGCCCCGACCGACACCAGACTGTGGCTCCAGTCACGCATCTCCCGGAGGGCGTGGCTTCACCAGGAGCCCGCATGACAACAACAGTTCGTTCGATCCTCTCTGCCACGGCCCTCTTCGCCGCCAGTGGTTTCATCGTTTTCGGCGCACAGACGGCCAGCGCACAGGCACCGGGCTCCGACGCCCGCATGCAAAAGGAACGCGCCACCTGCGACGGCGTGCAGCAGGACCGCGCCGCATGCCTGCGCGAAGCCGGCGCCGCCCGTCAGGAAGCCGGACGCAGCGGTCTCACCAGCCCCAGCCCCGCCCGCGAGCAGGTCAACGCCCTCGCCCGCTGCAGCGAATTGCCCGCCGTCGAACAGCCTGACTGCGAAGCCCGCATCAAGGGCGGAGCACGCACCACCACCGAAGGCAGCGTGATGGGCGGCGGCGTGATCCGCGAAACCGTGACGCCCCTGCCACCGCAGACCCTGCCGGCACGTTGACTGAACCCGGCCTCCTGTCCTCCTATGGGAGGCCGAACATTTCCCTGGTTTTTCAGCTCGCTTCAAGGAGTCATCCATGAAAAGCACTACTCGCAACACTCGTTCAATGCTCTTCGCCGTGCTCGCCGTTGGCGCTCTGGCGGCTTCCACCGCTGTCTCGGCCGCATCGCCGCGCCGCGGTGAAGCTCCCGGCATCTACCAGCAGGAACTGGCCGTCTGCGGCCACAACCAGCAAGACCGCGCCGCCTGCATCCGCGAAGCCGGTGCCGCACGCCAGGCAGCCGCCCAGGGTGGCCTGACCAGCGCACCTGACTACCGCGCCAATGCGCTCGCGCGCTGCGGCCTGCAGCAGCAGCCGGACGATCGGGCCGCCTGCGAGGCCCGCGTGCTCGGTAGCAGCGGCAACACCCAAGCCAATGTCGACGGCAGCGTGATGGGCGGTGGTGTGATCCGCGAGTCGGTCACCACCATCGTGATGCCCGCGCCGGCCATGGCACCGGAGCCGATGCCCATGCCTCGCCCGATGCCTCGCCCGATGCCCGCGCCCCTGCGCTGATTGAGCTTTGCCCCCGAGGTGTCGCCAGGCCCACTCGGTGGGCTGGCGATGCCCCTACTGTCACATTACTGTCACAAAAGGCAGTTGCACGCTAGCTATAGTTCTCGGTCCCTGCCTACCGAGGAATCCTTTCCCATGAATGCCATCAAGGTCGCTCGCCGATTCATCGAAACGGACCCGGCCAACGAATCGGCCAAGATCCTGGCCCAACTCGTGTTGGCTCTAGAGTCCGAACGCAGCTTCGAACTGGTCACGCTTTACAACCTCGACTACAAGAGCTTCCAGCTTGCAATGGACATCCTGAAGGAATGGCGGCTCGACCGCTACTACGCCAGCAAGTCCAAGCTGTTCGATCTGTCGCTGCAGGTCAGCGAACTCGAAAAGAACGGCACCCCCGAGGCCTGAGCGGCCTCTTTCCCGTCCCTACTTCCCCCAGCGCAGCACCATCGGATCGAGCCGCTTCGCGGTTTCGATCAGGCCGGCACGCGTGTCGGGGTGCATCGCCGGCAACGGGTGACGCGGCGCTTCGCAGGCGATCACCCCGCCCTCCTTCATCAGCGATTTGCAAGCCAGCAGGCCCGCCTGCCGGTTTTCGTAGTTGATCAGCGGCAGCCATTGCTGGTACAGCGCGAAGGCCTTGTCGCGGTCGCCTGATCGGTGCGCCTCGATGATCGGCCGGATGCCGTCCGGGTAGCCGCCGCCTGTCATCGACCCGGTCGCACCGGCGTCGAGGTCGGGCATCAGCGTGATGGCTTCTTCGCCGTCCCACGGGCCTTCGATGGCATCGCCGCCCAGGCGAATCAGCTCGCGCAGCTTCGCGGCCGCGCCAGCGGTTTCGATCTTGAAATACGCGACGTGCTCGATCTCCTTGGCCATGCGCGCAAGGAACGGCGCCGACAGCACCGTGCCGCTGGCCGGCGCGTCCTGGATCATGATCGGAATGCCCACAGCGTCCGACAGCCGCGCATAGAACTCGAAGATCTGCGGCTCGGGCACGCGGAAAGTCGCACCGTGGTACGGCGGCATCACCATCAGCATCGCGGCGCCCATGTCCTGCGCGCGGCGGCTGCGTTCGGCACACACCTTGGTGCTGTAGTGCGTGGTGGTCACGATCACCGGCACGCGACCTTTCACGTGTTCGAGGATCGTGCGCGTCAGAACCTCGCGCTCTTCGTCGGACAGCACGAACTGCTCCGAGAAGTTCGCCAGGATGCACAGGCCGTCCGAGCCCGCATCGATCATGAAATCGACGCAACGCTTCTGGCTCTCGATGTCGAGCGCGCCCTGTTCGGTGAAGGTGGTGGGCACCACCGGGAAGATGCCGCGGTATCTGGGTGTCATGGTGAATCAGTGTGAATGGCGGGGAACGGCCGAGCCTCTGCAGCCGACCAGAAAATCGAAATCGCAGCCTTCGTCGGCCTGCAGCACGTGGTTGACGTAGAGCTTCTGGTAGCCGCCGCCGCGCGTGCTCATCGGCTGTGCGTCGGAGGCGGTCAGCGACGCCAGGCGCGACGCCAGCTCTTCGTCGCTGATGTCGAGATGCAAACGCCCCGCATCGCAGTCGAGCTCGATCCAGTCGCCGTCGCGCACCGCCGCGAGCGGCCCGCCATCTGCCGCCTCGGGCGCGACGTGCAGCACCACGGTGCCATATGCCGTGCCGCTCATGCGCGCATCCGAGATGCGCACCATGTCCTTCACGCCCTGGCGCAGCAGCTTCGGCGGCAGTCCCATGTTGCCCACCTCGGCCATGCCGGGGTAGCCCTTGGGGCCGCAGTTCTTCAGCACCATCACCGAGCTGGCATCGACGTCGAGGTTTTCATCGACGATGCGCGCCTTGTAGTGCTCCAGGTTCTCGAACACCACCGCCTTGCCGCGGTGCTTCAGCAGCTCCGGCGACGCGGCCGAGGGCTTGAGCACCGCACCGCGCGGCGACAGGTTGCCGCGCAGGATGCGGATGCCGCCATCGGCGATCAGCGGGTTGCTCAGCGGGCGGATCACTTCGTCGTCGAGGCTGGGTGCATCGCGCACGTTGTCCCAGATCGAATGGCCGTTGACGGTCAGCGCATCGGGGTGCGGCAGCAGCCCGTTCTCGCCGAGCCGGCGCAGCACAGCCGGCAACCCGCCGGCGTAGTAGAACTCCTCCATCAGGAAGCGCCCCGAAGGCATCAGGTCGACGATGGTCGGCGTGTTGCTGCCGATGCGCGTCCAGTCTTCCAGCTCCAGATCGACGCCGATGCGCCCCGCAATTGCCTTCAGGTGAATCACCGCATTGGTCGATCCGCCGATGGCCGCGTTCACGCGAATGGCGTTCTCGAAAGCCTCGCGCGTGAGGATCTTCGACAGCGTGAGCCCTTCTTTCGCCATCTGCACCGCGCGCATGCCCGACATCTGCGCGAGCACATAGCGCCGCGCATCGACTGCCGGAATGGCAGCGTTGTGCGGCAGCGAAGTGCCCAGCGCCTCGGCCATGCAGGCCATGGTCGAGGCCGTGCCCATGGTGTTGCAGGTGCCTGCCGAGCGCGACATGCCGCCTTCGGCCGAGAGGAACTGGTGCAGGTTGATCTCGCCCGCCTTCAGCGATTCGTGCAGCTGCCACACGGCCGTGCCCGAGCCGATGTTCTTGCCGTCGAGCTTGCCGTTGAGCATCGGCCCGCCCGTGACCACGATGGCCGGGATGTCGCAGCTCGCCGCGCCCATCAGCAGCGCGGGCGTGGTCTTGTCGCAGCCCGTGAGCAGCACCACCGCATCGACCGGGTTGCCGCGGATGGCCTCTTCCACGTCCATGCTCGCGAGGTTGCGCGTGAGCATCGCGGTTGGCCGCAGGTTCGATTCGCCGTTGGAGAACACCGGGAATTCGACCGGGAAACCGCCCGCCTCCGAGATGCCGCGCTTCACGTGCTCGGCGATCTTGCGGAAGTGCGCGTTGCACGGCGTGAGCTCCGACCAGGTGTTGCAGATGCCGATGATCGGCCGGCCATCGAACTCGTGGTCCGGAATGCCCTGGTTCTTCATCCAGCTTCGGTACATGAAGCCGTTCTTGTCGGCCGAGCCGAACCATTCGGTCGAACGAAGTTTCTTTGTCATGGGTTGAATCAGCGCCGTGGAGAGCGCGAGGTAAAGAAGCGTTGCAGCAAACAGAAGACGAACAGCAGTGCACCAACCACGATGCGCGTCCACCATGAGCTCAGCGTGCCGTCGAATGAAATGAGCGTCTGGATGATCCCGAGCATCAGCACGCCGAACAGCGTGCCCGCCACGTAGCCCACGCCGCCTGTGAGCAGCGTGCCGCCGATCACCACCGCAGCGATGGCGTCGAGCTCGAGCCCTATCGCGTGCAGGCCGTAGCCCGAGAGCATGTAGAAGGTGAAGATCACGCCCGCCAGCGCCGAGCAGAAACCCGAGAGCGTGTACACGCCAATGAGCGTGCGGCGCACCGGCAGGCCCATCAACATCGCCGAATGCTCGCTGCCACCAATGGCGTACACCGCGCGGCCGAAGGGCGTGCAGTGCGCAATGAAAATCGCCGCCAGTAGCACCACGATGGCGATCACCGCGCTGATCGACACCGAGGCCTCTCCCCAGATGGGAATGCGGATCTGCGAGACCTCCGAGTAAAACTCGTTGGTGATGCTGATCGAGTCGATGCTGATGAGGTAGCACAGCCCGCGCGCCAGGAACATACCGGCCAGCGTGACGATGAAGGGCTGTAGCCGGAAGCGCTCGATGAGCAACCCCATGAACGCGCCGAAGGCCGTGCCCATCACCAGCACCAGCGGAATCACGATGCCCGGGCTCCAGCCGTGCTTCTCGACCAGCGAGGCCGACACCATGGTGGTCAGCGCGATCACCGAGCCCACCGACAGGTCGATGCCACCCGAGAGAATCACGAAGGTCATGCCCACGGCCACGACGATCAGGAAGGCGTTGTCGATCAGCAGGTTGAGGAACACCTGCGCAGAGAAGAAGCCGTCGTAGAAGACAGACCCCAGCGTGGCCACAAGCACAAACAGCGAGATGGTCGCCGCCAATGGCAGGTACTTGGGATTGAGCCCCTTCTTACTCCCTCTCTCGCGCGCGGGAGAGGGCTGGGGTGAGGGTGCCGCGTCGATCACCGCACTCATGAATGCGCTCCTTCATGCGCCGGCCGCTGCACCAGCGACCGCACTTCCGCCCTGAATTCAGGCGACTGCAACAGCATCACCGCAAACACCACACCCGCCTTCACGACAAGATTGATCTCCGGCGGCACCCCCAGCGAATAGATCGCATAGGTCAGCGTCTGGATGATCAGCGCCCCTATCACGCTGCCCACCAGGCTGAAGCGCCCACCGGTCAGCGCAGTGCCGCCCAGCGTCACCGCCAGGATCGCATCGAGCTCGATCAGTTGCCCTGCGTTGTTGCCATCCGCACTCTTCACGTTGGAGCTGATCAGGAGCCCCGCCACGCCCGCGCAAGCACCACAGAAGGCATACGCACCAACAATCAGCCGCCGCGCCTGCACACCCGCCACACGCGCTGCCGTCGGGTTGATGCCCACAGCCTGAATGAACAACCCCAGCGCCGTGCGCGTGATCGCCAGATACAGCAGCACGAACACCGCCGCCACTATGAACAGCGAAAACGGCAGCCCCAGCAGATAACCACTGCCGAGGAAGAAGAAGGGCTTGTAGTAGATCGTGATGATCTGCCCATCGGCAATCAGCTGTGCAATGCCGCGTCCCGCCACCATCAGGATCAGCGTCGCAATGATCGGCTGCATGCCGACCTTGGCCACCAGCAGCCCGTTCCACAGCCCGCACAGCAACGCAATGCCGATGGCCGCGATGATGGCAAGCGACATCGGGAACCGGCTCACGTCATTGGCTACCGAGCCGCCAATCATCCAGGCCGCGAGCGCCGCCGCAATGGCCACCACCGCGCCTACCGAAATGTCGATGCCGCGCGTGGCGATCACCAGCGTCATGCCCAGCGACACCAGCACCAGCGGTGCCGCGCGGTTGAGGATGTCGATCAGGCTGCCGTAGAGATGGCCTTCGCGCCATTCGAGGTGCAGGAAGCTGGAGTTGAAGGCGGTGTTGACTGCGAGCAGGAGCAGCAGCGTAACGATCGGCCAGGCAAGCCGATGACTCATGAGAGATGAAAGGCGGTTCATATCGTCTGCCTTGCTCCTTCCCCTTCCGGGGGAAGGCTGGGATGGGGGCATGCGGCCTCGAATGCCGCGCGATGGTGAAGGCCGCCTGCCCCCACCCCTGCCGCCCTCCCCCGGAAGGGGAGGGAGAAAAACAGGAGGTGCTTCATGTGGCCGCAATCATTTCGTACACCTCGTCCTCGGAAGAGCCACCCGGCAGCTCCCCCACCTTCTTCCGGTCCCTCAGCACCACAATGCGATGCGCCACGCGCACCACCTCGCTCATCTCCGACGAGATGAAGATCACCGCCATGCCCGCCTTCGCGAGCCGCAAAATTTCTTCCATGATTTCCTGCTTGGCCGCCACGTCGATGCCGCGCGTGGGCTCGTCGAGGATCAGTAAACGCGGCTCGGTCGCGAGCCAGCGCGCGATCATTGCCTTCTGCTGGTTGCCGCCGGAGAGCAGGCCGATGGGGGTTTCAACACTCGCGGTCTTGATGCCCAGCGACTTGACGAAGCGCTCTGCCATCTCGGTCTGCTCAGCATGCGACAGGAATCGCCGCGTGCCCAAGCGTGCCTGCAAGGCAAGCGCAATGTTCTCGCGTACCGAAAGTTCGGCAACGATGCCATCGGTCTTGCGTTCCTCGGGGCACAGCGCAAGGCCTTCACGGATTGCATCGGCCGGATTCGAAAAACTGACAGCGCGGCCATCAACCTTGAGCACGCCACGGTCGGGCGACTCCAGCCCGAACAGCAGCCGAGCGAGTTCCGTACGTCCCGCGCCCAGCAGGCCCGCGATGCCGACGACCTCGCCCGCGCGCACGCGCAAGTCAGTTGCCTGCAGTTGCCCAGCCTGGCCCAGCCCTTCGGCCTGCAGCAAGGCCGACGCGGCCTCGTCGAACGCAGGCAGCGCAGCAGGCCGCGCCGATTGCGCCGCCAACTCGCGCCCGAGCATCGCGGCAATCAACGCCTGCGGCCCCAAGTCGGCCACGCGCCATTCGCCGATCCAGCTGCCGTTGCGCAGCACCGTGATGCGGTCCGACACCGCATACATCTGGTTGAGGAAGTGCGTCACGAAAACGATCGCCAGTCCCTCGCCGCGCAGCCTGCGCAGCACCTCGAACAACTTCTCAACCTCGTCGTCGTCAAGGCTCGACGTCGGCTCGTCGAGGATCAGCACCTTCGACGACACGCCCAGCGCCCGCGCAATCGCCACCATCTGCTGCACTGCCACCGAGTAGCTCGACAAAAGCCGCGTCACGTCGATGTCGAGCCCGATGCGCGCCAGCAGTTCTTCGGCGCGCCGGTTCACGCAAGCCCAGTCGATGCGAAAGCCCTGCGCCACGCCGCAGCGCGGATAGCGCCCCGCGAACACGTTCTCCGCCACCGACAGGTTCGGGCACAGGTTCACCTCCTGGTAGACCGTGCTGATACCCAGCTTCTGGGCCTCCAGCGGCGAGTGCGGGTGAATCGGCTGGCCGTCGAGGAATATCTCGCCACCGCTGGACGGCAGCACGCCCGTCAGCACCTTGATCAGCGTCGACTTGCCCGCGCCGTTCTGCCCCATCAGTGCGTGGATCTCGCCCGGGTACAACCGCAACTGCACGTCGCGCAGCACCGGAATGCCGCCGAACTGCTTGTGGATGCCCTTGAGCTCCAGCACGGGCGAGGGAGTGTCGTCGTCAGCCATGTACAGCCGTCACT
This is a stretch of genomic DNA from Variovorax paradoxus. It encodes these proteins:
- the cphA gene encoding cyanophycin synthetase; the encoded protein is MKVTRIRALRGPNLWSRHTAIEAVVACEGDENAISKLTGFEARLRARFPTIGELHPMVLGQPLALAHVLENAAVALQAQAGCAVNFGHTSPTVEDGVYQVVFQYSEEAVGRRAIEVAEQLIAAALADTAFDANAAITELRDLDESERLGPSTGSIVDAAVARGIPYRRLTSGSLVQFGWGSKQRRIQAAEVDSTSGVAESIAQDKELTKQLLNAAGVPVPLGRPVSSAEDGWAAANEIGLPVVVKPQDGNQGKGVTVNINSREELFAAYDSAAAYGEVMVEKFLPGFDFRLLVVGDRLVAAARRDPPQVIGDGSSTVRQLVDTLNLDPRRGEGHATSLTKIRLDDIAIGRLEAQGLAPDSVPARGQRVVLRNNANLSTGGTATDVTDTVHPEVAARAVDAAQMVGLHICGVDMVCENVLRPLEEQHGGVVEVNAAPGLRMHISPSFGRGRAVGEAVMDTLFAHGDDGRIPVVAVTGTNGKTTTARLINHLLASSGLRTGMTNTDGVYVDGRQTDSGDCSGPKSARNVLMHPDVDAAVFEVARGGVLREGLGFDRCQVAVVTNIGSGDHLGLNYITTVEDLAVLKRVIVRNVAADGYAVLNAADPNVAAMAAGCPGHVIFFTADRMHPVMATHRAQGKRTVYVDQDTLVAAEGSWRERIALRDVPITRGGTIGFQVDNVMASVAAAWAVGLDWDTIRSGLASFMNDAAGVPGRFNVMDYRGATVIADYGHNTDAMRALVSAVDTMPAKKRSVVISGAGDRRDSDIRDQTAILGQAFDDVILYQDAAQRGRADGEVMALLRQGLQGAARTRYIDEIRGEFVAIDTALARLQPGDLSLILVDQVEEALAHLAQRIAAG
- a CDS encoding dihydrodipicolinate synthase family protein, which gives rise to MTPRYRGIFPVVPTTFTEQGALDIESQKRCVDFMIDAGSDGLCILANFSEQFVLSDEEREVLTRTILEHVKGRVPVIVTTTHYSTKVCAERSRRAQDMGAAMLMVMPPYHGATFRVPEPQIFEFYARLSDAVGIPIMIQDAPASGTVLSAPFLARMAKEIEHVAYFKIETAGAAAKLRELIRLGGDAIEGPWDGEEAITLMPDLDAGATGSMTGGGYPDGIRPIIEAHRSGDRDKAFALYQQWLPLINYENRQAGLLACKSLMKEGGVIACEAPRHPLPAMHPDTRAGLIETAKRLDPMVLRWGK
- a CDS encoding IlvD/Edd family dehydratase, whose protein sequence is MTKKLRSTEWFGSADKNGFMYRSWMKNQGIPDHEFDGRPIIGICNTWSELTPCNAHFRKIAEHVKRGISEAGGFPVEFPVFSNGESNLRPTAMLTRNLASMDVEEAIRGNPVDAVVLLTGCDKTTPALLMGAASCDIPAIVVTGGPMLNGKLDGKNIGSGTAVWQLHESLKAGEINLHQFLSAEGGMSRSAGTCNTMGTASTMACMAEALGTSLPHNAAIPAVDARRYVLAQMSGMRAVQMAKEGLTLSKILTREAFENAIRVNAAIGGSTNAVIHLKAIAGRIGVDLELEDWTRIGSNTPTIVDLMPSGRFLMEEFYYAGGLPAVLRRLGENGLLPHPDALTVNGHSIWDNVRDAPSLDDEVIRPLSNPLIADGGIRILRGNLSPRGAVLKPSAASPELLKHRGKAVVFENLEHYKARIVDENLDVDASSVMVLKNCGPKGYPGMAEVGNMGLPPKLLRQGVKDMVRISDARMSGTAYGTVVLHVAPEAADGGPLAAVRDGDWIELDCDAGRLHLDISDEELASRLASLTASDAQPMSTRGGGYQKLYVNHVLQADEGCDFDFLVGCRGSAVPRHSH
- the yjfF gene encoding galactofuranose ABC transporter, permease protein YjfF; amino-acid sequence: MSAVIDAAPSPQPSPARERGSKKGLNPKYLPLAATISLFVLVATLGSVFYDGFFSAQVFLNLLIDNAFLIVVAVGMTFVILSGGIDLSVGSVIALTTMVSASLVEKHGWSPGIVIPLVLVMGTAFGAFMGLLIERFRLQPFIVTLAGMFLARGLCYLISIDSISITNEFYSEVSQIRIPIWGEASVSISAVIAIVVLLAAIFIAHCTPFGRAVYAIGGSEHSAMLMGLPVRRTLIGVYTLSGFCSALAGVIFTFYMLSGYGLHAIGLELDAIAAVVIGGTLLTGGVGYVAGTLFGVLMLGIIQTLISFDGTLSSWWTRIVVGALLFVFCLLQRFFTSRSPRR
- a CDS encoding ABC transporter permease, which produces MNRLSSLMSHRLAWPIVTLLLLLAVNTAFNSSFLHLEWREGHLYGSLIDILNRAAPLVLVSLGMTLVIATRGIDISVGAVVAIAAALAAWMIGGSVANDVSRFPMSLAIIAAIGIALLCGLWNGLLVAKVGMQPIIATLILMVAGRGIAQLIADGQIITIYYKPFFFLGSGYLLGLPFSLFIVAAVFVLLYLAITRTALGLFIQAVGINPTAARVAGVQARRLIVGAYAFCGACAGVAGLLISSNVKSADGNNAGQLIELDAILAVTLGGTALTGGRFSLVGSVIGALIIQTLTYAIYSLGVPPEINLVVKAGVVFAVMLLQSPEFRAEVRSLVQRPAHEGAHS
- a CDS encoding sugar ABC transporter ATP-binding protein; the protein is MADDDTPSPVLELKGIHKQFGGIPVLRDVQLRLYPGEIHALMGQNGAGKSTLIKVLTGVLPSSGGEIFLDGQPIHPHSPLEAQKLGISTVYQEVNLCPNLSVAENVFAGRYPRCGVAQGFRIDWACVNRRAEELLARIGLDIDVTRLLSSYSVAVQQMVAIARALGVSSKVLILDEPTSSLDDDEVEKLFEVLRRLRGEGLAIVFVTHFLNQMYAVSDRITVLRNGSWIGEWRVADLGPQALIAAMLGRELAAQSARPAALPAFDEAASALLQAEGLGQAGQLQATDLRVRAGEVVGIAGLLGAGRTELARLLFGLESPDRGVLKVDGRAVSFSNPADAIREGLALCPEERKTDGIVAELSVRENIALALQARLGTRRFLSHAEQTEMAERFVKSLGIKTASVETPIGLLSGGNQQKAMIARWLATEPRLLILDEPTRGIDVAAKQEIMEEILRLAKAGMAVIFISSEMSEVVRVAHRIVVLRDRKKVGELPGGSSEDEVYEMIAAT